One stretch of Paenibacillus sp. AN1007 DNA includes these proteins:
- a CDS encoding response regulator transcription factor, whose product MNEAVLVIEDEPKIARLLELELQYEGYQVTKAGSGTEGLEKYMEGKWDLVLLDIMLPGLSGIEVLRRIRARDAAVPVLMLTAKDSVEDKVSGLDLGANDYITKPFQIEELLARVRAALRLAAAASARAMSNAAGHEPEQGTANQLYEGQEEWLTAADLKLNEGTREVFRNGQAIELTPREFDLLVYLLRNQRQVLSRDQIVQSVWGYDYYGDTNVVDVYIRYVRKKVDNGFTPPLIHTVRGVGYVLKEQS is encoded by the coding sequence ATGAATGAGGCTGTGCTGGTCATTGAGGATGAGCCCAAGATTGCACGACTGCTTGAACTGGAGCTGCAGTATGAGGGATATCAGGTCACCAAGGCAGGGAGTGGGACGGAAGGGCTGGAAAAGTACATGGAAGGGAAATGGGACTTGGTCCTGTTGGACATCATGCTTCCTGGCCTGAGCGGCATTGAGGTTCTAAGGCGGATCCGAGCCAGAGATGCAGCGGTCCCAGTCCTCATGCTGACAGCCAAGGATTCGGTGGAAGACAAAGTGTCCGGGTTAGATCTAGGTGCCAATGACTATATTACCAAGCCGTTTCAGATCGAAGAACTGCTGGCAAGAGTTCGTGCAGCCCTGCGGCTTGCTGCAGCTGCTTCAGCAAGAGCGATGTCTAACGCAGCTGGACACGAGCCGGAACAGGGAACGGCGAATCAGCTGTATGAAGGGCAGGAAGAATGGTTAACTGCCGCGGATTTGAAGCTGAACGAGGGAACACGTGAGGTGTTTCGAAACGGACAAGCGATTGAGCTTACCCCGCGTGAGTTCGATCTGCTGGTATATCTGCTGCGCAATCAGCGTCAGGTACTCAGCCGGGATCAGATTGTGCAATCCGTGTGGGGATACGATTATTATGGCGATACCAATGTGGTGGATGTGTATATCCGTTATGTGCGCAAGAAGGTGGATAACGGATTCACACCACCCTTAATACATACCGTAAGGGGCGTAGGATACGTCCTGAAGGAGCAATCATGA
- the nikA gene encoding nickel ABC transporter substrate-binding protein has translation MLGQQHKRSTTLMMVTTLLLLLFIVGCSNKESSSASSSASGDQASSAKSITMSWPRDIGTMNPHTYNPSQLFAQSMIYEPLISYQKDGKLEPALAESWTISDDGKVYTFKLRQGVKFSDGTPFNAEIVKKNFDSIMKNKKTHSWLGIIGVLDKIEVVDDRTFRMTLTEPYYPVLQDLSVVRPFRFLGAAGFPDDGDTSKGIKEPVGTGPWMLADYKQDEYAVFKRNPNYWGTAPAFDQITVKIIPDAETRVLAFEKGDLDLIYGEGVISLDAFQQLRENDKYVSELSDPVGTRDLLLNSSNPKLSDVRVRKALQQGFNKKAMVEGVTSGLEEPADTALSKNYPYTDVDLKPIEYNVEQSKALLDEAGWKMPAGGTVREKDGQKLEFELIFDKTDPIQKAMGETIQAEWSELGVKVNLTGLELTVQIKRLKANDFDLYFWYNYGAPYDPHSFINVVASPGFGISETLTALPMKKELDEQVHAALSSTDEKKRQELYTSILTTLQEQSAIVPISYVKKTAVYQKKIAKFVFPANRDENPFVGMQLSNP, from the coding sequence ATGTTAGGACAACAACACAAACGTTCTACTACCCTTATGATGGTGACAACACTGTTGTTGCTGTTATTTATCGTGGGTTGCAGTAATAAAGAGAGCAGTTCGGCGTCTTCTTCTGCTTCGGGAGATCAGGCGTCTTCGGCGAAGTCGATTACGATGTCTTGGCCGCGTGATATCGGTACAATGAATCCGCATACGTATAATCCGTCCCAATTGTTTGCCCAATCCATGATCTATGAGCCGCTGATCAGTTACCAGAAGGATGGTAAACTGGAGCCGGCACTTGCGGAGTCCTGGACCATCTCTGATGATGGCAAAGTATATACATTCAAGCTGCGCCAAGGGGTGAAATTCTCCGATGGCACGCCTTTTAATGCGGAAATTGTGAAGAAGAATTTTGATTCCATCATGAAAAATAAAAAAACACACAGCTGGTTGGGTATTATTGGCGTGCTGGACAAAATCGAGGTCGTGGATGACCGTACGTTCCGCATGACACTTACCGAGCCGTATTATCCTGTACTTCAGGATTTGTCCGTTGTACGTCCGTTCCGCTTCCTCGGTGCGGCTGGATTCCCGGATGACGGGGATACATCCAAAGGCATCAAAGAGCCAGTTGGTACGGGGCCATGGATGCTGGCTGATTATAAACAAGATGAGTACGCGGTCTTCAAACGTAACCCGAATTACTGGGGAACTGCACCCGCATTTGATCAGATTACTGTGAAAATCATCCCCGATGCAGAGACACGTGTGCTTGCTTTTGAAAAAGGCGATCTGGATCTGATTTACGGTGAAGGTGTGATCAGTCTGGATGCGTTCCAACAGCTTCGCGAGAACGATAAATATGTAAGCGAACTGTCTGACCCTGTAGGTACTCGTGACCTGCTGCTGAACTCTTCGAATCCGAAGTTGTCCGATGTGAGAGTGCGGAAGGCACTGCAGCAGGGCTTCAACAAGAAAGCAATGGTGGAAGGCGTTACGTCGGGTCTGGAAGAACCGGCTGATACGGCACTGTCCAAAAACTATCCGTATACCGATGTGGACCTGAAACCGATTGAATATAACGTGGAGCAATCCAAAGCACTGCTGGACGAAGCAGGCTGGAAGATGCCGGCTGGTGGAACGGTGCGTGAGAAAGACGGACAGAAGCTGGAATTCGAATTGATTTTTGATAAAACCGATCCGATTCAAAAAGCGATGGGCGAAACCATTCAGGCGGAATGGAGCGAGCTGGGGGTCAAAGTAAACCTTACCGGACTTGAACTAACGGTACAGATTAAACGTCTGAAAGCCAATGATTTCGATCTGTACTTCTGGTACAATTACGGGGCACCATACGATCCGCATTCCTTCATTAACGTCGTAGCAAGCCCGGGATTCGGAATCTCCGAGACACTTACTGCTTTGCCGATGAAGAAGGAACTGGACGAGCAGGTGCACGCAGCACTGTCCTCTACAGACGAGAAGAAACGTCAGGAACTGTATACATCCATCCTGACGACACTGCAGGAGCAATCGGCCATTGTACCGATCTCTTATGTGAAGAAAACAGCTGTATATCAGAAGAAAATTGCTAAGTTTGTCTTCCCGGCGAACCGCGATGAGAATCCGTTTGTGGGAATGCAGCTGAGCAATCCGTAA
- a CDS encoding NAD(P)/FAD-dependent oxidoreductase: MSKQILILGGGYGGLLTALTARQYLTPEEATITVVNRYPTHQIITELHRLAAGSIAEQAVALPLEKLLRGKDVNLKIDTVDTIKPDEKKVLMTSGSTYSYDALVVALGSETAFFGIPGLQEYSFTLKSVSDANRIRAHVEARLDAYKQSGNKADATFVIGGGGLTGIELVGEFADLLPGVCQQKGIDFNDISLYTVEAGPSILAGFPPELVDRAKSSLEKRGVNFIVGVAITEMKENEVLLKDGSSIPTNTLVWTGGVQGNAVVANSGIEVDRGRAKVTEVLQSTSHKDVFVAGDSAVVFPSEGARPYPPTAQLAWQMGETIGHNLGVMFKGGAMESFSPIFSGTLGSLGRKDAVGMIGGNQTRLKGLPATMMKEASNIRYLSHIHGLFALAY, encoded by the coding sequence ATGTCGAAGCAAATTTTGATCTTGGGTGGAGGTTACGGCGGTCTGTTGACTGCGCTGACTGCGCGTCAGTACTTGACTCCGGAAGAAGCGACAATTACAGTCGTGAACCGTTATCCTACGCACCAAATTATTACGGAACTGCACCGTCTTGCTGCAGGAAGCATTGCTGAGCAAGCTGTTGCTCTCCCGCTTGAAAAATTGCTGCGTGGTAAAGATGTGAACCTGAAAATCGATACGGTGGATACAATCAAACCGGACGAGAAGAAAGTTCTCATGACCAGCGGCTCCACATACTCTTACGATGCACTCGTCGTTGCTCTGGGCAGCGAAACAGCATTCTTCGGAATTCCGGGACTGCAGGAGTACAGCTTCACGCTCAAATCGGTTAGCGATGCAAACCGTATTCGTGCACATGTTGAAGCACGTTTGGATGCATACAAACAATCCGGCAACAAAGCAGACGCTACGTTTGTTATTGGCGGCGGCGGTTTGACAGGTATCGAACTGGTTGGTGAATTCGCTGACCTTCTGCCAGGCGTATGCCAACAGAAAGGTATCGATTTCAATGATATCTCCCTCTATACAGTAGAAGCAGGTCCTTCCATTCTGGCTGGTTTCCCGCCAGAGCTGGTGGATCGCGCGAAATCCAGTCTCGAAAAACGCGGCGTGAACTTCATCGTTGGCGTAGCGATTACCGAGATGAAAGAAAACGAAGTATTGCTGAAAGACGGCAGCTCGATCCCTACGAACACACTCGTATGGACAGGCGGCGTACAAGGTAATGCGGTTGTTGCAAACAGTGGAATTGAAGTGGATCGCGGCCGTGCAAAAGTAACGGAAGTGCTGCAATCTACATCTCACAAAGACGTGTTTGTTGCTGGTGACAGCGCAGTGGTCTTCCCTAGCGAAGGCGCTCGTCCGTACCCTCCAACAGCACAATTGGCTTGGCAAATGGGCGAAACCATTGGTCACAACCTGGGCGTAATGTTCAAAGGTGGCGCAATGGAATCCTTCTCGCCAATCTTCTCCGGTACACTGGGAAGTCTGGGTCGTAAAGACGCTGTCGGCATGATCGGTGGCAACCAGACTCGCCTGAAAGGTCTGCCTGCAACCATGATGAAAGAAGCAAGTAACATCCGTTACCTGTCCCACATCCATGGCTTGTTCGCACTGGCTTATTAA
- a CDS encoding DUF2179 domain-containing protein, with protein MLKILLFIFLIQIVYVSAYTLRMILTLKGQKYIAALISMGEIVIYVLGLNLVLNYLKQPEALIVYAVGYGLGVLLGAWIEEKIALGYVTVKVICNQMDGGLANALRDKGYGVTSWVGSGRDGDRLVMEILAKRKNQKLLYQTILALDPKAFVITVEPKQFHGGFWTRSIKK; from the coding sequence TTGCTTAAAATACTGTTATTTATCTTTTTGATCCAGATTGTATATGTATCAGCGTATACGCTTCGCATGATCCTAACGCTCAAAGGCCAGAAATATATCGCCGCCTTGATCAGCATGGGTGAGATTGTGATCTATGTGCTGGGCTTGAACCTTGTGCTTAACTATTTGAAGCAGCCAGAGGCGCTGATTGTGTATGCAGTGGGGTATGGACTTGGAGTACTGCTCGGTGCGTGGATTGAGGAAAAGATTGCACTAGGATATGTGACGGTTAAGGTGATTTGCAATCAGATGGACGGAGGTCTGGCAAATGCTCTGCGGGATAAAGGATATGGTGTAACCTCATGGGTTGGCAGCGGACGAGATGGAGATCGACTTGTCATGGAGATCCTCGCCAAACGCAAAAATCAGAAGCTGCTCTATCAAACCATCCTGGCTCTTGATCCCAAAGCGTTTGTCATTACGGTGGAGCCCAAACAGTTCCATGGCGGCTTCTGGACACGTTCTATTAAAAAGTAA
- a CDS encoding DUF1641 domain-containing protein, with translation MSQSPTQQEVPVTEGAERQSLDVLDQLMKPEVQESLTVLVENLPKLAEMVTAMTKAYDFAQGIATDKVLISDTMSAMGEFAKPVVDKAKGVASAAIEANDRAQTEQTSVGLFAMLKMLKDPNVQQSLRFAQSFLSILNERQQSKR, from the coding sequence ATGTCACAATCGCCTACTCAACAAGAGGTGCCGGTAACAGAAGGCGCCGAGCGCCAGTCCCTGGACGTACTGGATCAACTGATGAAGCCTGAGGTACAGGAGTCTTTAACTGTCTTGGTGGAGAACCTGCCTAAATTGGCTGAAATGGTTACTGCAATGACGAAAGCTTACGACTTCGCACAAGGTATCGCTACAGACAAAGTTCTGATCAGCGACACGATGAGTGCAATGGGTGAGTTCGCTAAACCTGTTGTAGACAAAGCTAAAGGTGTAGCTTCTGCTGCCATCGAGGCAAATGACCGTGCGCAAACGGAGCAAACTTCGGTTGGCCTGTTCGCTATGCTCAAAATGCTTAAAGATCCAAACGTACAGCAATCGCTTCGTTTTGCTCAATCTTTCCTGAGCATCTTGAACGAGCGTCAACAATCGAAACGTTAA
- a CDS encoding ATP-binding protein, whose amino-acid sequence MSEENLEKVFDRFYQVDISRTRSITARGSGLGLSLARELAGAVGAEIKLFSTEGVGTEACIILPQSRLESSARSLSPLS is encoded by the coding sequence ATGTCGGAGGAGAACCTTGAGAAGGTATTTGACCGTTTCTACCAGGTGGATATCTCCAGAACTCGAAGCATCACCGCCCGTGGGTCCGGGCTTGGACTTTCCCTTGCCAGAGAGCTGGCAGGTGCTGTCGGAGCAGAGATCAAACTCTTCAGTACCGAGGGTGTTGGTACGGAGGCTTGTATTATTTTGCCGCAATCCAGATTGGAAAGCTCAGCCCGTTCACTCAGCCCACTCTCATGA
- a CDS encoding SDR family oxidoreductase, with protein MNVLVIGANGQIGKHLVEQLAQEGKHQVTAMIRKPEQADALKELGAQVVMGDLEGTVDELAEVMKDQNAIIFTAGSGGSTGADKTLLIDLDGAVKTMEAAEKQGISRYILVSAYGADQRSKWPEEIKPYYVAKHFADRALFASELNYTIIRPGGLKNEPGTGKVSVGADLKPGSIAREDVARVIAASLQEEKTYRMAFDLVAGNDAVPDALGKL; from the coding sequence ATGAATGTATTGGTGATTGGAGCAAACGGACAGATTGGTAAACACTTGGTGGAGCAGTTGGCCCAGGAAGGTAAACATCAGGTCACGGCCATGATTCGCAAGCCGGAGCAGGCAGACGCACTGAAGGAACTTGGTGCCCAGGTGGTCATGGGTGATCTGGAGGGCACAGTTGATGAGCTTGCCGAAGTGATGAAGGATCAGAATGCCATTATCTTTACAGCAGGTTCCGGCGGTTCAACAGGCGCGGACAAAACACTGCTCATCGACCTGGACGGTGCGGTGAAAACGATGGAGGCTGCAGAGAAACAAGGTATTTCCAGATATATTCTGGTCAGCGCCTATGGTGCCGATCAGCGCAGCAAATGGCCGGAGGAGATCAAGCCGTATTATGTGGCGAAGCATTTTGCAGATCGGGCGCTGTTTGCCAGTGAGCTGAACTATACCATTATTCGTCCCGGAGGTTTGAAAAATGAACCGGGCACTGGCAAGGTGAGCGTAGGTGCGGACCTGAAACCGGGCAGCATTGCGCGTGAGGATGTGGCGCGTGTAATTGCAGCTTCTCTGCAGGAAGAGAAAACCTACCGAATGGCCTTTGATCTGGTAGCTGGAAATGACGCCGTACCGGATGCTTTGGGCAAACTGTGA
- a CDS encoding HAMP domain-containing sensor histidine kinase, which yields MSLRSKIYGYSSVLFAVLLTAVNLSVYLVFERVSINNEIRRVEAEAESIVTGVRQSAGSIPPDDLLRAYAPVNGMLRIVHEDGSSSPVTTTAASEQLSKLSYQYENEKKAEYIQVDQVGYVWVSMPLIWPDGEVVNLQVTQSVAETEGGLTTLRTVLVIVTIIALIPAVISSRILANRMTRPIQQMTRTMSDIQASGHFKRLPVEEKSKDELTTMGQTFNRMMELLESNFERQERFVSDASHELKTPLTIIESYASLLQRRGKERPEVFDEAVEAILSESARMREMTEQLLLLAKQPEQWNVQLVRVDIAKLAADSTRAFREAYHRKVYCEAQGPVWAISDESKLKQMVFILLDNARKYSEDAIKVQVETQGEKLPNPYCRYRDWYVGGEP from the coding sequence ATGAGCCTGCGCAGTAAAATCTACGGATATTCGTCGGTTTTATTTGCCGTGCTGTTAACCGCAGTGAATCTGTCTGTATATCTCGTATTTGAGCGAGTATCCATTAATAATGAGATCAGACGGGTGGAAGCCGAGGCAGAATCTATCGTCACAGGGGTACGGCAGTCAGCCGGCTCCATTCCGCCAGATGATCTGCTCCGGGCTTATGCGCCCGTGAATGGCATGCTGCGTATTGTACATGAGGATGGAAGCAGTTCTCCGGTAACTACAACCGCTGCGTCCGAGCAGCTCAGCAAGCTCTCTTATCAATATGAGAATGAGAAAAAAGCAGAGTACATCCAGGTGGATCAGGTCGGATACGTGTGGGTTTCCATGCCATTAATCTGGCCGGATGGTGAAGTAGTCAACCTGCAGGTTACCCAGAGTGTGGCCGAAACAGAGGGCGGGCTTACGACCCTTCGCACCGTATTAGTGATCGTCACCATTATTGCGCTGATTCCTGCCGTGATTTCCAGCCGGATTTTAGCCAACCGCATGACAAGACCGATTCAGCAAATGACACGTACAATGAGTGATATTCAAGCCAGTGGGCATTTCAAGCGGCTTCCGGTGGAGGAGAAATCCAAGGATGAATTAACAACGATGGGCCAGACGTTCAATCGCATGATGGAGCTTCTGGAATCAAACTTTGAACGGCAGGAACGTTTCGTTTCGGATGCATCGCATGAGCTGAAAACCCCGCTCACCATTATTGAGAGCTACGCCAGTCTGCTCCAGCGTCGGGGCAAGGAGCGGCCTGAAGTGTTCGATGAAGCTGTGGAAGCGATTCTGTCTGAATCGGCCCGGATGCGTGAGATGACCGAGCAGCTGCTGCTGCTGGCCAAGCAGCCGGAGCAGTGGAATGTGCAGCTGGTACGCGTAGATATCGCCAAACTTGCTGCGGATTCCACCCGTGCCTTCCGTGAAGCGTACCATCGCAAAGTTTATTGTGAAGCTCAAGGTCCAGTCTGGGCGATAAGTGACGAGAGCAAGCTGAAGCAGATGGTGTTTATTTTGCTGGATAACGCACGGAAATATAGTGAAGATGCCATTAAAGTTCAAGTGGAGACACAGGGGGAGAAGCTGCCTAATCCGTATTGTCGATACAGGGATTGGTATGTCGGAGGAGAACCTTGA
- a CDS encoding ABC transporter ATP-binding protein — protein MLSGIGVEHVLSIEGLRMRYNGRYVLNGIDLEVKRGEMIGYIGPNGAGKSTTVKILLGLVEGYVGTVRIFGQDIADGDVEYKRRIGYVPEVAELYEQLTPAEYLTFTGELYGLSYEDADYKAKLLMDCFGLEKSYHSRIASFSKGMRQKVLLISALLHDPDLLFLDEPLSGLDANSVMVVKEILSQLSAKGTTIFYSSHIMDVVEKISSRIVLIAEGRVVADGTFKQLQQQSMEGSLEEVFNQLTGFNEHKAIAERFVSIVQEVN, from the coding sequence ATGCTATCAGGAATAGGCGTAGAACATGTGCTGTCAATTGAAGGCTTGCGTATGAGGTATAACGGACGTTATGTATTGAATGGCATCGATCTTGAAGTGAAACGCGGGGAGATGATTGGATATATCGGTCCGAATGGAGCGGGCAAGAGTACAACGGTCAAAATTTTGCTGGGATTGGTAGAAGGATATGTGGGAACCGTTCGTATTTTTGGACAGGATATCGCAGATGGCGATGTGGAGTATAAACGCAGAATCGGTTATGTGCCGGAAGTGGCAGAACTGTACGAACAATTAACTCCGGCGGAATATTTGACGTTTACGGGAGAATTGTACGGCTTGTCCTATGAAGATGCGGATTATAAAGCAAAGCTGCTGATGGATTGTTTCGGACTGGAGAAATCCTATCACTCGCGCATTGCCTCCTTCTCCAAAGGGATGCGTCAGAAAGTGCTGCTGATCTCGGCGCTGCTGCATGACCCTGATCTGCTTTTTCTGGATGAACCGCTTAGCGGACTGGATGCCAACAGTGTGATGGTGGTGAAGGAGATTCTGTCTCAGTTATCAGCCAAAGGTACAACCATCTTCTATTCATCACACATTATGGATGTGGTGGAGAAGATCAGCAGCCGGATTGTATTGATTGCCGAGGGTCGTGTCGTGGCAGATGGTACGTTCAAGCAGCTTCAGCAGCAATCCATGGAAGGGTCGCTGGAGGAAGTGTTTAATCAACTGACAGGCTTTAATGAACATAAGGCGATTGCTGAGCGCTTTGTGTCGATCGTGCAGGAGGTGAACTAA
- a CDS encoding PepSY domain-containing protein — MAEQEQRPEMTRSEHEHESGRRTKNTDRSNAGYGSGKMLWGGVGILAVVLFAAVVWWRPWEPAGEQLSADAAAQSVLDQYPGEIIHSTLKDGTYMMQLRSETGLYDVQVDAFTAAVQSIKRLESSPQVQEKTLWSREQMKSELLKQRAGEQLVSLELVEQQGSPVYTAVVEDQDNGRHELTIDPYTGEILSSKAIKSPPASQTGEMDKEPQFLSEKQAKQKALARIPGEVDDVELRGTNSGNPYYLVEIDLEDGREATVQVNAISGAIRSVTWDKDDD, encoded by the coding sequence ATGGCAGAGCAGGAACAACGGCCTGAAATGACACGAAGTGAGCATGAACATGAGTCTGGACGTAGGACTAAAAATACAGATAGAAGTAACGCGGGATACGGATCAGGTAAGATGCTTTGGGGGGGAGTCGGGATATTGGCTGTGGTACTTTTTGCGGCTGTGGTGTGGTGGAGACCGTGGGAACCTGCAGGTGAGCAGCTTTCTGCCGATGCAGCAGCACAATCCGTACTTGATCAATATCCGGGGGAGATTATTCATTCCACGCTGAAGGACGGCACGTATATGATGCAGCTTCGTTCGGAGACAGGTCTCTACGATGTGCAGGTCGATGCGTTTACGGCAGCGGTTCAATCGATTAAACGGCTGGAATCGAGTCCGCAGGTACAGGAGAAGACACTATGGAGTCGTGAGCAGATGAAGTCTGAGCTGCTGAAGCAAAGAGCCGGTGAGCAGCTTGTATCGCTGGAGCTGGTTGAACAGCAGGGCAGCCCTGTGTACACCGCAGTGGTGGAAGACCAAGACAACGGCCGTCATGAACTGACGATTGATCCATATACGGGCGAGATTCTTTCCTCCAAAGCGATCAAGTCACCTCCTGCATCACAAACCGGAGAAATGGATAAAGAACCGCAGTTTCTAAGTGAAAAGCAGGCCAAACAGAAGGCACTTGCGAGAATTCCCGGTGAAGTCGATGATGTGGAGCTGCGCGGCACGAACAGCGGCAATCCATATTACCTGGTCGAGATTGATCTGGAAGACGGACGGGAGGCTACGGTGCAGGTGAATGCGATCTCCGGTGCCATCCGTTCGGTGACTTGGGATAAGGACGATGATTAA
- a CDS encoding PepSY domain-containing protein: protein MMMNKHKLWIGSLSAAVLLGGSAVAASGSMNGQQAPKVQSEITQSAPASAAQSTSSSQNNSGKLLTASQAKSIALKAVEGKVDDVDLERRNGQTFYEVEIDRKGSPDASVRLDAYTGKILAVINDDDDDDDDYRDNGTAETSSASASNQVKLTAVQASNIALKQVTGGKVTKVELDRDNGRYVYEIELRTTQGEADVDIDANTGKVLSVDQDFDDED from the coding sequence ATGATGATGAATAAACATAAACTATGGATCGGCAGCCTGTCCGCAGCGGTGCTGCTTGGTGGATCAGCCGTCGCAGCCAGCGGCAGTATGAACGGACAACAGGCTCCGAAAGTACAATCTGAAATAACACAGTCCGCTCCAGCCTCAGCGGCTCAATCTACGAGTTCAAGTCAGAACAACTCAGGTAAGCTGCTGACAGCATCACAAGCCAAATCTATAGCGCTAAAGGCAGTGGAAGGCAAAGTTGACGATGTGGATCTGGAGCGCAGAAATGGCCAGACGTTCTACGAAGTCGAAATCGACAGAAAAGGCAGCCCGGATGCATCGGTTCGGCTGGATGCGTACACGGGCAAGATTTTGGCTGTGATCAATGACGATGATGACGATGACGATGATTATCGTGATAATGGAACAGCTGAAACTTCGAGTGCGTCTGCTTCCAATCAAGTGAAATTGACAGCTGTACAAGCATCGAACATTGCGCTGAAACAAGTGACTGGTGGAAAAGTGACCAAGGTTGAACTGGATCGTGACAACGGCCGTTATGTCTATGAGATTGAGCTGAGAACGACACAGGGCGAGGCTGATGTTGATATTGATGCCAACACGGGCAAGGTGCTGTCGGTTGATCAGGATTTTGACGACGAGGATTAA
- a CDS encoding Glu/Leu/Phe/Val dehydrogenase dimerization domain-containing protein: MSISIRSNIQLWLIDLMQAFREWRRLWRIQEGITLKEEYVMQIWREMARGGMEELVFCHDPSSGLKAVIAIHNTALGPALGGCRCWTYASEEEAIHDAVKLAKGMTYKNAMAGLPYGGGKAVVWNETDASDQTLAGEPVGEKLADSGKGDTLGGRMMDPAKGEVLRALRFRALGRCLERLKGRFVTGLDLGTTASDMDQIRLETAYVTDTTGSLGAQDDFTADMTAYGVYTGIVTSLRHQGGADLQGLPVAVQGLGKVGYALCRYLHAAGARLIVADVVPERVQRALVQFSGAISADPARIHAADCTVFAPCALGGVLTPATVEELRCSIVAACRRAASCTRLTTC; this comes from the coding sequence GTGTCCATATCCATACGCAGCAATATACAGCTTTGGTTGATCGACTTGATGCAGGCTTTTAGGGAATGGAGACGCCTTTGGCGGATACAGGAAGGAATAACTTTGAAGGAGGAGTATGTCATGCAGATCTGGCGGGAAATGGCACGTGGAGGCATGGAAGAGCTGGTTTTTTGCCACGACCCCTCCAGCGGGCTTAAAGCAGTCATTGCAATTCATAATACCGCCTTGGGCCCGGCTCTAGGGGGATGCCGCTGCTGGACCTATGCATCCGAAGAAGAAGCCATCCATGATGCGGTAAAGCTGGCCAAAGGCATGACCTACAAAAATGCCATGGCAGGTCTCCCTTATGGCGGCGGCAAGGCTGTTGTCTGGAATGAGACTGACGCTTCAGACCAGACACTGGCAGGGGAGCCAGTTGGCGAAAAGCTGGCAGACTCCGGGAAAGGCGATACGCTCGGCGGAAGGATGATGGACCCTGCGAAGGGCGAAGTGCTGCGTGCCCTGCGCTTTCGAGCGCTGGGACGGTGTTTGGAGCGGCTAAAAGGCCGATTCGTGACAGGGCTCGATCTGGGCACTACGGCGTCAGACATGGATCAGATCCGGTTGGAGACGGCATATGTGACGGATACCACAGGGTCACTCGGCGCACAGGATGACTTCACTGCCGACATGACTGCCTATGGCGTATACACCGGCATTGTCACCTCCCTGCGCCATCAGGGCGGAGCCGATCTGCAGGGCTTACCTGTTGCTGTCCAGGGACTGGGCAAGGTCGGGTATGCCCTGTGCCGTTACCTGCATGCAGCCGGGGCACGGCTGATCGTGGCAGACGTTGTACCGGAACGTGTACAACGTGCCCTTGTGCAGTTCAGCGGCGCCATCTCGGCCGATCCGGCCCGTATTCACGCCGCTGACTGCACGGTGTTCGCCCCCTGTGCCCTAGGGGGCGTGTTAACCCCGGCGACCGTGGAGGAGCTTCGCTGCTCTATTGTCGCCGCATGCAGGCGCGCGGCATCCTGTACGCGCCTGACTACGTGCTGA